In Helianthus annuus cultivar XRQ/B chromosome 9, HanXRQr2.0-SUNRISE, whole genome shotgun sequence, the following are encoded in one genomic region:
- the LOC110915790 gene encoding receptor-like protein kinase FERONIA — protein sequence MLSFCLPFFSVVLLFCSTTAQPYHATDRFFLDCGSSSSTTTWDRRWDGDENSKFVPSNIIATSFSSKCNPDSSVPQTPYSSARIFNTSSFTYTFPVSQGPKFLRLYFYPATYSSLNPEHSYFSVSSNGFSLLTNFSAFLTASFLAKTRSDAGVDGPPVPNLVKEFMIYVKDIQTLNVTFMPSPDSYAFINGIEIVSMPENLYFNRSDLKFVDQRTGYMVDEKMAFENLYRINMGGGRVPDDTGMYRPSWDPDNNYIDGAVRGKTPVNETLITYTSETPSYTAPEPVYATQRSLGLSKDLAWRLPVDSGFYYMLRLHFCNIMPNITKVGQTVFTILINNQTAEEQADVIYWAGGSGHPVFKDYVVFVNDLDGRKSKQDLILLIRPDSHSELFLDAYLNGLEAFKLSMDRNLASPNPELSSTTPPTGQTTNVKRNKKKPPYAVLIGGIGGAFVLLSILVLIVMKQRRRVKHYGASEDKASYGPAYSESKSSHSTLPSDRCRRFSLSEVMAATNEFNDDFVIGNGGFGKVYKGYMDDAATIVAIKRLNESSNQGLREFHTEIGMLSKLRHVQLVSLIGYCEDEGEMILVYDYMANGTLREHLYKTNNPPLPWKRRLQICIGAAKGLHYLHTGAKRAIIHRDVKSTNILLDENWVAKVSDFGLSKLGPNDQAQNHVSTVVKGSIGYVDPQYYRSQKLTDKSDVYSFGVVLLEVLCARPVMIPGLPREQVSLAEWGKYCYRKGTLNKIIDPKLRSEIAPECLKQFGVVAVSCLKEQGIERPTMDEVVWGLEFALELQEAADKKVGEAVSENQELPSLMQGATRATTPTDEDVFTGSSAIRNGTSSISSSNEAFKSETVFSEILKPAGR from the coding sequence ATGTTATCCTTCTGTTTACCCTTCTTTTCTGTGGTCCTACTCTTCTGTTCCACCACCGCGCAACCATACCATGCCACCGATCGCTTCTTCCTCGACTGCGGTTCATCCTCCTCCACAACCACTTGGGACCGGAGATGGGATGGTGATGAGAATTCCAAATTCGTGCCTTCCAATATCATCGCCACTTCATTTTCATCTAAATGCAATCCAGATTCTTCAGTACCCCAAACCCCTTATTCTTCTGCTAGAATATTTAACACTTCTTCATTCACTTACACATTTCCTGTGTCCCAAGGTCCCAAATTCCTCCGCCTATATTTCTATCCTGCCACTTACTCCAGCCTCAACCCTGAACATTCTTATTTCTCAGTGTCATCCAATGGCTTCTCTCTCTTAACCAACTTCAGTGCTTTCCTAACTGCCTCCTTTCTGGCAAAGACCCGGTCCGATGCAGGAGTTGATGGTCCCCCTGTTCCAAACCTTGTTAAGGAATTCATGATCTATGTAAAAGATATACAAACCCTGAACGTTACCTTTATGCCCTCACCCGACTCTTATGCCTTCATCAACGGTATTGAAATCGTTTCCATGCCTGAAAATTTGTATTTTAACCGTAGCGACTTGAAATTTGTTGATCAAAGGACAGGATACATGGTTGACGAGAAAATGGCTTTTGAAAACTTATACCGGATAAACATGGGTGGGGGACGGGTACCTGATGATACTGGTATGTACAGGCCATCATGGGATCCAGATAACAATTACATAGACGGAGCAGTGCGTGGGAAAACGCCTGTTAATGAGACTCTGATAACATACACCTCTGAGACGCCCAGTTATACCGCACCTGAGCCAGTTTATGCTACCCAAAGGAGTTTGGGCCTGTCTAAAGATCTGGCATGGAGACTTCCTGTTGATTCTGGGTTTTATTACATGCTCAGGCTCCATTTTTGCAACATTATGCCAAATATAACAAAAGTAGGTCAGACGGTCTTTACGATTTTGATTAATAATCAAACTGCAGAGGAGcaggctgatgtaatatattgGGCTGGAGGTAGCGGGCATCCTGTATTTAAGGATTACGTTGTGTTTGTGAATGATCTAGATGGCCGAAAAAGCAAGCAAGATTTGATTTTACTTATCCGTCCGGACTCCCATTCTGAGTTATTTTTAGACGCTTATTTGAATGGTTTGGAAGCCTTCAAGCTGAGCATGGATAGAAATCTCGCTAGCCCAAACCCTGAGCTTAGTTCCACAACCCCACCAACAGGGCAGACAACTAATGTAAAAAGGAACAAGAAGAAACCTCCATATGCTGTGCTAATTGGAGGTATTGGAGGAGCGTTCGTCTTGTTGTCAATCTTAGTTCTCATAGTTATGAAGCAACGAAGGCGAGTCAAACATTATGGTGCCTCCGAGGACAAGGCATCATACGGGCCAGCGTATAGTGAATCAAAATCTTCACATTCAACACTGCCATCAGATCGATGTCGTCGCTTCTCACTAAGCGAAGTGATGGCAGCTACGAATGAATTTAATGATGATTTCGTCATAGGAAATGGTGGGTTTGGTAAAGTGTACAAAGGGTACATGGACGATGCTGCAACCATTGTTGCAATCAAACGGCTAAATGAATCATCCAATCAAGGTTTACGGGAATTCCATACAGAAATAGGGATGCTGTCTAAACTACGCCATGTCCAATTAGTGTCCCTAATTGGATACTGTGAAGATGAGGGAGAGATGATACTGGTCTACGATTACATGGCTAACGGAACTCTACGCGAACATCTGTACAAGACAAACAACCCACCTCTGCCATGGAAAAGACGTCTCCAAATTTGCATCGGTGCAGCTAAAGGGTTGCATTACCTCCACACGGGTGCAAAACGTGCAATAATTCATAGGGATGTCAAGTCCACAAATATCTTACTGGATGAAAATTGGGTTGCTAAGGTATCTGATTTTGGTTTGTCAAAGCTAGGCCCTAATGATCAAGCACAAAACCATGTTAGCACGGTAGTGAAGGGTAGTATTGGGTACGTGGATCCCCAATATTACCGAAGCCAAAAACTTACAGACAAATCTGATGTTTACTCATTTGGTGTTGTTCTGCTTGAAGTATTGTGTGCAAGACCAGTTATGATTCCCGGGCTGCCCAGAGAACAGGTGAGTTTGGCAGAATGGGGGAAATATTGTTATCGGAAGGGGACCCTGAACAAAATAATTGATCCAAAACTAAGGAGCGAGATTGCACCCGAGTGTTTAAAGCAGTTTGGAGTGGTGGCAGTTAGTTGCTTGAAAGAGCAAGGAATAGAAAGGCCAACCATGGATGAAGTAGTTTGGGGACTAGAGTTTGCATTGGAGCTACAAGAAGCTGCTGATAAAAAGGTTGGTGAAGCAGTGTCTGAAAATCAAGAACTTCCATCTCTAATGCAAGGAGCGACAAGAGCAACAACACCAACAGACGAAGATGTGTTCACAGGATCAAGTGCGATAAGAAATGGCACGTCGTCGATTAGTAGCAGCAATGAAGCGTTCAAGTCAGAAACAGTTTTCTCTGAGATTCTTAAGCCAGCTGGAAGATGA